A window of Maioricimonas rarisocia genomic DNA:
CGATCCCGGCGACGCAGCAGAAGCTGGATCAGGATCGGAGCGGCCGCGGCGAGGAGTCCCCACAGCAGAAGCGGGTTGGCGAATGTCAGCGCCAGGATCGTTGCGGAGGTCATCGACGCTCACCTCCGTCCCGGTGCGAAATGAATCGCGAGAGGACGCGGTCGGCTGGATCGTCCGTCGACGCCAGCACGTAGTCCCCCTGGATGGCGTGACAGGCGGATTCGATTCTGCGGCGGGCGGCGGTGAACTCTTCGAGGTACGCTTCGCGAATCAGCCGCGGCTCGATGAACTCCTCCTGTTGGTCTTCCAGACCGAGAAAGCGGGCCGGCTCATCAAATGGAAACTCCGCTTCGGCCGGATCGATCACCTGCAGCACACTCAGGTCGTGCCGCTGAAAGCGAAGGTGCTGCAGTCCCGCGGCAATGTGATCCGGTTCGTCGAACAGGTCACTGATGACGATGACGACGCTGCGGCGACCGAGTCGTCGGGCGATGTCGTGCAGGACATCGCCGATCGCCGATTCTCCTGACGGCTCCGAATCTTCGAGACGTCGAATTACTTCCTGAAGCTGCGAACGCTTGCCGCTGACGGGAAGTTCGTTCCGGATTCCGGAGTCGAAGATCGTCAGCCCGACGGCATCCTGCTGCCGCAGCACAACCGAGGCGATCGCCGCAGCGAGGCACTTGGCGTAGTCGGCTTTGGAAAGAGCGGCATCGCTGGAGCGGAACGCCATCGACTCGCTGAGGTCGACCAGCAGATGGCAGGTGAAGGTCGTCTCGGCCTCGAACTGTTTGAGGTAGTAGCGGTCCCGCTTGCCGAAGACTTTCCAGTCCAGGTATCGCAGGTCGTCGCCCGGGACGTACTCGCGGTGTTCGGCGAATTCGACCGAGAAGCCTTCATGCGGGCTGCGGTGCAGTCCGGCCAGATACCCTTCGACCAGCACGCGGGCCCGCAGTTCGAGCCCCGAGAGTCGGGCCAGCATCTCGGACGTGATCGGCGAGGATGAGGCGGTCATGAGATCGGGGATGCCGTGGACGCGGCGCCTGCTCCGTCGGTGACGGCAAACCGGTCCGGGATCACGACGACTTCCGGAACATCTGCGGCAACCGTTCGAGGACGGCGGCTTCCGCACCGTGTGTCGGCGTCTGCTCGATCAACCGGTCGATGATGTCGTCCGTCGAGACCTGGTCTGCCTCGGCATTGTAGTTCGTGATGATGCGGTGGCGGAGGACCGGGTGAGCCACCGCCCGCACGTCCTCGACTCCGGCGGAAGGCTGGCCGTGCAGCGCCGCGTACGCCTTCGCGCCGAGAATCAGGTACTGGCTGGCGCGGGGACCGGCTCCCCAGGTCACATACTGCCGGATGAAGTCCGGAGCATCGTCGGCGGTGACGCGGGTCAGCCGGGCCAGTGCGAGCGCATAGCGGATCACGTGGTCTGCGACGGGGACCTGCCGGACGGTCTCCTGCAGCTGACGCAGTTCCTCCGGCGAGAGGACCGCCGTCAGGTCACGAGGAGCGCGGCTGGTGGTCTGCCGCACGATGTCGAACTCCTCGTCTTCGGTCGGATAGTCGACCCGGATTTCGAACATGAAGCGGTCCTGTTGCGCTTCGGGCAACGGGTAGGTTCCTTCCTGCTCGATCGGATTCTGCGTGGCGAGGACGAAGAACGGTTCGGGCAACCGGTGCCGCTGACCACCGACGGTCACCTGATGTTCCTGCATCGCTTCGAGCAGGGCCGCCTGCGTCTTGGGCGGTGTGCGGTTGATCTCGTCGGCGAGGACGACATTGGCGAAGACGGGCCCCTGCAGGAACCGCAGGTCACGGGTGCCGGTCGAGCGGTCTTCCTGAATGACATCGGTGCCGGTGATGTCGGCCGGCATCAGGTCGGGGGTGAACTGGATGCGGTTAAAGGAGAGTCCGAGCACTTCGGCAAGCGATCGGACGACCAGCGTCTTGGCCAGGCCGGGGACGCCGATCAGCAGGCAGTGGCCCCCTGCCAGAATCGAGACGAGAAGCTGTTCGACGACCTGCTTCTGGCCGACGATCACCTGCGAGAGGGCGGAAGTAATCTCTTCGTTCGCCCGCGTCAGGCGTCGAACGGACTCGAGGTCGACGGGGGGAGTCTGCGGCGGTGCGGCGTCATCGGTCACGGGGGCTCTCGTCGGTTAGCGTTCGAGGGTCTCGAGGACCGGATCGTCAATTTCACGCATCCGCTGCAGGATCTTTTCGTGCAGCTCGTCGATCACCTGCTTCACCTGAGGTGAGCTGTCGGCGATCAGGTTGTGCGCTTCGGCGGGATCATCTTCGAGGTTGTACAGTTCGTCCCGCTCGGGGTTGAGGAAGTCGCGAACGAGCTTCCACTTCGGCGTGCGGTACATCCGCATGTGTGTGCGGGACTGGTGATGCGTGCTGTACTCGGCGTAGAAATCGTTGTCCCAGTCGTCGGGGACCTGTCCCTTCAGCAGTGGAACGATGCTGCGTCCGCGGATGACGACGCCCTCGGGCAGCTCGACGCCGGCCATCTCGAGCAGCGTCGGGAACCAGTCGAGGTTCGAGGTCGTTTCCGCGATGACGGTGCCGGGGCTGGTCACGCCAGGCCAGCGGACGGCGGTCGGGACCCGGATCGAATGGTCATACATGTTGGGGCGCTGGCCCTTGGGAATGTTGCTGGTGGGTGCGGGAGGTTCGGTGAGCACCCAGTGGCCATTCCCTTTGTGCCAGATGCCGTTGTGGCCCATGTTGTACCCGTGGTCGCTGCTGAAGATGACGACGGTGTTGTCTTCGACGCCAAGCACGCGGAGTTCTTCGAGCAGCTTGCCGACGTTGCGGTCGACACTGGCGGTGCTCGCCAGGTACTCGCGCGTCATCCGGCGAACCCGCTCGGTATCGAGCTTCGGGAAGTCGGGATTGGGAATCTGCGGGTCGAGGTTCTCGAAGGGGGCCCAGTCTTCGTCCCGGACCGGGAGCCAGCGAGCATGGGGGGCACGGTAGTGGAGCGAGATGGCGAACGGGCCCTGCTTCGGATCGCGCAATCGAAGCCAGCGGATGGTTTCGTCGGTGAGGATGTCGGGCGTGTAGCCCCGCACCGTCTGCATCTTGCCGTTCACTTCGAGTCGCGGATTGACCGGGCTCGTGCCTCCTTCGCGGATCCCCATGAAGTCGTCGTAGCCGAACTGCGTCGGGTGGTACTTGTCGAGCACTCCCAGATGCCATTTGCCGATGAGGGCCGTCTGATAGCCGGCATCGTGCAGCAGTCGCGGCCAGACGGGCGTGGACGGATCGAGGCCGAGATCCGGTTCGTTGCGGGAGTTGATCCAGTCGGTGATTCCCATTTCGGTGCCGTATCGGCTGCTGATCAGGCTCGTGCGGGACGGGCTGCAGACGGGGGTGACGGTGAAGTTGTTCGTCAGGTACGCCCCTTCGCGGAACAGCCGGTCCAGGTGGGGCGTGCGGGCGTTGGGATCTCCCGACTTGCCGAGGGCCCAGGGGGCCTGGTCGTCGGTGAAGATGAAGAGGATGTTCGGACGTTCTGCCGCCCGGGCCAGAGAGGCTCCCGCAAGGACGAACGTAATCAGTGTCAGCAGTAACGTTGGGATGCGGCGCACGAACGGTTCCTCAGGCGAAGCGGCTGGACTCCCGGTGTTCACGAGTGAACTCCGATTATGGAGGGCCCCCTCCCCTGGTGGCAAGCGGACGCGGGAACCAGCGCGGGACCAATGCGGGACTTGAGGCCTGAAAGCCCGCCGGCCGCGTCCGGTGGGGGGCGTCAGGCACCATCATATGCGTCACTGTTCAGAACGCTCGACGCACATGCTCGCCTTAAAGGGGCGAGCATGCCACTCTGCAGCCAGTGGTAGGGCCGGCTGTTGCCGGCCGTCGAACGTGTTTCGATTCGGCCGGTTGGAACCGGCCCTGCCGAGCTGTGGCGTGACAGCATGGCACCGGTGGAAGGGAAGCAGGTGGGGCAGACATTCCTGTCTACCCGGACACGAACACGTTGCGGATTTCCTGCCAGTGTCCTCTGTGGCCTGGCTCGAGCGGAAGGCTCAAGCCACAAACCTCATCCCCGAGCTGACGCTCGGGGCTCGCCATCATCGATTGTTGGGAGCGTCGCTGCGCTGCGGCAGCATGGTTAATGGAGGGGACTCACCCGCCGCTGAACATCGCGATGATTCGACTCGCGAAGATCACGATCACCGTTGTCGTGGCGCCGCAGAGAGTGACGAGCACGGCGGCTGTTCCCATCTGGACCGCGTAGCGGGCGTCGCCGGGCAGGTGCGGTCCCGCATCTTTCCACAGGACCCGGAGCACCTGGTGAAACAGTTCGGCACTGAGGACCAGGGTGACTGCCAGGATGACCACACCCCACTCCAGGGGAGTGAGACCGAGCACTGTGGCGGTCGCCGTCACGACGCACATGCAGAAGAAGTGCATCGCGAACGCGCTGTTGTTGCGCAGTCCGAAGGCGAAGCCGCGCTCGGCGTCAATCAGATGCTGCCGCCACGGAGGCCGCGGACGTCGCGGCAAGGAGGCGGTCGAACGGTCGGTAGTGGAAGCAACAGGGCCCGACATTCCAAACTCCTCGAAGATGGCTCCGGAGACGCGATCCTACTGAATACCGAGCAGCGAACTGAGCTGCGTCGATGATGTGCTGTAGCCGAGGCGGGGTTCGACCGAGATGCCGAAACCGAAGTTGTTGCGGCTGCGGTCGTAGCCGGCTCCCACATGAACCAGCAGGTATTCGCCGATCCGGGTGACGGTCATCGACTGTCCGCGATCGATGCCTTCGGCAACATCGAAGGACGTTCCGAACGTGGAGACCCACTTGGGGCTCATGCGATAGCTGTAGCTGGCGGCGACGATCTGGCTGTCGATCGGTCCGACTTTGACCTGACGGAATCCGACGTACAGGCTGCCTCGCGCGCTGCGCTGCGAGAGGATGCCGATGTTCCACAGTTCCTGCCCGTTGTCGAACAGGTCGTACAGGGCATTCGCCAGCAGTGTGGTCCGTTCGCCGACGGCCCACGAATAGTTGGCGCCGATCAGGCCGATGTCTTCGCCGAAGTTGTCCCGGTCCGCATCCGGGAACAGCGAGGCTTCGAGGTCGAGCGTCATCCAGTCCTTGATCCGCTGGCGATCGGGCGGTCCGACCTTCGTCTGCAGCCGGTGTCGCCAGCCGAGCCGCAGGACATGCTGATCGTCAACCAGTTCGTGATAGGGAGCCGTCACGCCGCGGCCCGCGCCACTCCGCAGTGCGTAGAGGCGGGGATCGAGTTGAAGCGGCAGGGCCCCGCCGAATTCGAGCAGCGGGAACCGTTCGCGAAATCGCTCCTGGGCGTTGTCGTCGAACTCGTTGTACTGCGGAATCGACGAGAGGTCTTCGCTCGCCTCGGCATAGTAGTAGTCGAGATCGAAGACCATCTTGTGGGCCAGACCGTTCAGTCCCAGGACCGAGCTCTGGATCTGCGGCATTGCTTTCCAGAACATCAGGCTGGCGCGAACGCCGGCACTGCCGTACAGCCGGGACAGGTGGCTCTGCGTGACGTCTTCTTCCCAGTGGGCCGCTTCACCGAGCAGGTACGGGACGACATTGACCGGCCCGACATTGAACGGCATGTCCAGTTCGTGCCGTGTCATCGCCACCAGGCCGGCGGAGTCTTCGTACATCGGTAACGGCGTGAACGGCGCCTCGAGCGGCTGGAAGGGATCGGTCGGATCGAACGGTGCGTCCGCCTGCCGGATGCGGCCGTAGCCGACTGACGAGTGCGAACTCCATGTCGCCAGCCCGCCGAGCAGCGGCTCACCCAGAATGGTCAGGTCGCCACGGGGGAGCCACTCGGTCTGATATTCGAAATCGTTCAGCCGACCTCGCACCAGTGCCGATCCGGTCAGGTTGTCGATCTGATGGTTCAGGCTGATGAGGGTTTCCTGGTCCTTCTCGCGATCGAACTCCGGTTCGTAATACTGTTCGAGGAAGTTGCGGTCGCTGACGTATCCGAGTTCGGCGTCGACCCAGGTTCCCTGCGGCAGATGCATACGGTGCCGCCACGTGGCCCGTCCGCGATTGTCGTCGGGGAACATCAGGTTGCGGCGACCCAGTCCAAGATTGTCGCGGTCGCCGTCGTTGATGTAGTAGGCCTGTCCGTATCCTTCGTGGTGCGCGGGAACGCCAAGGAAGCTGCTGTCGAGGTCGTATTCGCCGCGGGTTCCGATACCTGGTCCCCGCTGGCTGAACAGGTCGGCCTGCAGTTCCCAGTCGACTCCCTGCGGGAGATCGAGTCCGAAGAGGGCTTCGAGGCTCCAGACCGACTCGATCTGCAGCCCGAAGATGCCGTCG
This region includes:
- a CDS encoding DUF58 domain-containing protein, whose translation is MTASSSPITSEMLARLSGLELRARVLVEGYLAGLHRSPHEGFSVEFAEHREYVPGDDLRYLDWKVFGKRDRYYLKQFEAETTFTCHLLVDLSESMAFRSSDAALSKADYAKCLAAAIASVVLRQQDAVGLTIFDSGIRNELPVSGKRSQLQEVIRRLEDSEPSGESAIGDVLHDIARRLGRRSVVIVISDLFDEPDHIAAGLQHLRFQRHDLSVLQVIDPAEAEFPFDEPARFLGLEDQQEEFIEPRLIREAYLEEFTAARRRIESACHAIQGDYVLASTDDPADRVLSRFISHRDGGERR
- a CDS encoding AAA family ATPase; the encoded protein is MTDDAAPPQTPPVDLESVRRLTRANEEITSALSQVIVGQKQVVEQLLVSILAGGHCLLIGVPGLAKTLVVRSLAEVLGLSFNRIQFTPDLMPADITGTDVIQEDRSTGTRDLRFLQGPVFANVVLADEINRTPPKTQAALLEAMQEHQVTVGGQRHRLPEPFFVLATQNPIEQEGTYPLPEAQQDRFMFEIRVDYPTEDEEFDIVRQTTSRAPRDLTAVLSPEELRQLQETVRQVPVADHVIRYALALARLTRVTADDAPDFIRQYVTWGAGPRASQYLILGAKAYAALHGQPSAGVEDVRAVAHPVLRHRIITNYNAEADQVSTDDIIDRLIEQTPTHGAEAAVLERLPQMFRKSS
- a CDS encoding sulfatase family protein, whose protein sequence is MRRIPTLLLTLITFVLAGASLARAAERPNILFIFTDDQAPWALGKSGDPNARTPHLDRLFREGAYLTNNFTVTPVCSPSRTSLISSRYGTEMGITDWINSRNEPDLGLDPSTPVWPRLLHDAGYQTALIGKWHLGVLDKYHPTQFGYDDFMGIREGGTSPVNPRLEVNGKMQTVRGYTPDILTDETIRWLRLRDPKQGPFAISLHYRAPHARWLPVRDEDWAPFENLDPQIPNPDFPKLDTERVRRMTREYLASTASVDRNVGKLLEELRVLGVEDNTVVIFSSDHGYNMGHNGIWHKGNGHWVLTEPPAPTSNIPKGQRPNMYDHSIRVPTAVRWPGVTSPGTVIAETTSNLDWFPTLLEMAGVELPEGVVIRGRSIVPLLKGQVPDDWDNDFYAEYSTHHQSRTHMRMYRTPKWKLVRDFLNPERDELYNLEDDPAEAHNLIADSSPQVKQVIDELHEKILQRMREIDDPVLETLER
- a CDS encoding diacylglycerol kinase, which codes for MSGPVASTTDRSTASLPRRPRPPWRQHLIDAERGFAFGLRNNSAFAMHFFCMCVVTATATVLGLTPLEWGVVILAVTLVLSAELFHQVLRVLWKDAGPHLPGDARYAVQMGTAAVLVTLCGATTTVIVIFASRIIAMFSGG
- a CDS encoding LPS-assembly protein LptD; protein product: MPFPTSQFSQTLALTVALCVIVLSAVCADDQRPSVGGHAHAGRVAVATAGVSVPADTPILLDSQHGQQWQSGTSDILLMRGRCEVTQGDISARAPQMVVWRQQDNDKRGERILVYLEGTSARSAEIRTDDGIERGRQLLLELKTTGGVRHTGSASLATLDGSQEPLFQNATEYRREQRPERSDLELTQYLMAQPSFGGPGFGSEFPAPIAGPQRSVRISPRYLGMDFVMRARVSEETTPPEYILTVTRGVNIVVSNVPLQVEGRLVLTTIDLTADRAVIWTDSPPANESLGGLNAFQLGPNSPFQVYLEGNIVVRQGLNEARASHAFYDVNEQRGLLLNGEIRTYIPELGGDLRLRAEQIRQNSETSFHARNAWVSTSQLGRPGYRIQASDIYLEERFDPRRSRIDPATGQPTGGTPWVTSTNNQFIIEEFPLLYLPYLSGPAEDPQIPIRRLATGYDGIFGLQIESVWSLEALFGLDLPQGVDWELQADLFSQRGPGIGTRGEYDLDSSFLGVPAHHEGYGQAYYINDGDRDNLGLGRRNLMFPDDNRGRATWRHRMHLPQGTWVDAELGYVSDRNFLEQYYEPEFDREKDQETLISLNHQIDNLTGSALVRGRLNDFEYQTEWLPRGDLTILGEPLLGGLATWSSHSSVGYGRIRQADAPFDPTDPFQPLEAPFTPLPMYEDSAGLVAMTRHELDMPFNVGPVNVVPYLLGEAAHWEEDVTQSHLSRLYGSAGVRASLMFWKAMPQIQSSVLGLNGLAHKMVFDLDYYYAEASEDLSSIPQYNEFDDNAQERFRERFPLLEFGGALPLQLDPRLYALRSGAGRGVTAPYHELVDDQHVLRLGWRHRLQTKVGPPDRQRIKDWMTLDLEASLFPDADRDNFGEDIGLIGANYSWAVGERTTLLANALYDLFDNGQELWNIGILSQRSARGSLYVGFRQVKVGPIDSQIVAASYSYRMSPKWVSTFGTSFDVAEGIDRGQSMTVTRIGEYLLVHVGAGYDRSRNNFGFGISVEPRLGYSTSSTQLSSLLGIQ